The Peribacillus simplex genome contains the following window.
TGTTATGCGAAAAGCCGATGGCCATTACAACTGAGGAATGTAAGGCAATAACCGAGGCTGCAAACATATCGGGTAAAGTGTTATCGACTGCTTATCATTACCGCTTCATGAAGGAAGCCCAGGCTGCAAAGAAAATGATTCAGGCCGGTGAAATCGGTGAGCCATATGTAGCGCGTGTACAGGCAATCAGACGCCGAAAAGTCCCTGGGTGGGGAGTATTTACAAGCAAAGAATTGCAAGGCGGGGGAAGCGTAATCGACTATGGCTGCCATTTGCTTGATTTGGCTTTATGGCTGATGGATGACCCAGAACCGATTGAAATCGTAGGTTCGACATATAATTATGTCAGTAAGGGTGTCGATCAGGTCAATCTATGGGGGAATTTCGATGCATCGGTATTTGAAGTGGATGACCATGCCACGGCTTATATCAAATTTGCCAACGGAGCATCTTTATTATTCGAAACTTCTTGGGCCGCGAATATCCGTGAAGAAGCAACTGTTTTGAGCTTATCCGGAACACAGGGCGGACTTGATGTGTTCCCATTAGTCTTGAATCAGGCTAAGCACGGCATGCTATTAAATAGTGAGGCAGTATGGATGCCAGGGGAGGATACACCAGACCTGCAGCAGGCAGAGAACTTTATTGACAGCTGCCTAGGATTGGTGGAACCATTGGTAAAACCATCGGAAGCCATGAAAGTTTCAAAAATAATCGAAGCCATTTATCAAAGCTCGGCAAGTGGGAAGGTCATGAGCATAAACTAAAGAAAAGGTGAGGTGGGGCTTGTGAAATTAGGGGTTTTTACCGTGCTATTTGCTCAAAAATCATTCGAGGATATGCTTGATTATGTTGCGGATTCCGGATTAAAAACAGTTGAAATCGGTACAGGCGGGTATCCAGGCAATATCCATTGTCCACTCGATGAACTGCTGGATAGTGAAGAAAAGCGCCAAAAATACCTGGAATCCGTTCAAACAAGAGGATTAACGATCAGTGCATTCAGCTGCCACGGCAATCCGATCTCTCCAGATAAAGCGTTCGCCAAAGAAAGTGATGAAACACTGATTAAAACAATCAAGCTTGCATCCTTACTAAATGTCCCGGTCGTCAATACCTTTTCTGGTACAGCTGGTGATCACGAAGGAGCTAAATATCCAAACTGGCCTGTCGCCCCATGGCCCAATGAGTATACAGATGTGCTGAAATGGCAATGGGAAGAAAAATTGATCCCCTATTGGAAAAAAGTAGCCGCCATTGCCGATGAACACAATATAAAAATTGGACTTGAACTGCACGGTGGTTTTCTCGTTCACACACCCTACACCTTGTTAAAACTGCGGGAAGCTACATCGGATGCAATAGGAGCCAACCTTGATCCAAGCCATCTTTGGTGGCAGGGCATCGAGCCAGTCGGAGCCATCAAAATTCTAGGGAAAGCGGGGGCAATCTACCACTTCCACGCAAAAGACACATACTTGGATCAGGATAATATCAATATGTATGGATTAACCGACATGCAGCCATATGGAAATGTCCAAAGCCGCGCCTGGAACTTTCGCTCAGTAGGATGCGGACACAGCCTGCAAGATTGGTCCGACATCATGAGCGCCCTTCGCACATACGGTTACGATTACGTCGTCAGCATCGAACACGAAGATCCGCTGATGTCAGTCGAAGAAGGATTTCAACGGGCGGTAACCAATTTAAAAACTGTCCTCATCAACGAAAGTCCAACTGATTTATGGTGGGTATAATTTTATAGCCGATTACGAGCAGCCTATTAGAGGTTGCTTTTTATTGTGGCCATTAAAAGTGGAATTCACGAATAAAATTGCGGAATTCACGAGTAAAAGTGCGAAATTCACGAGTAAAAGTACCCAAAAAGAACAAAATAGCAATTTTATTGCTGAAAAATCTTCTGAAATTAAAAAACGATGCCCCCTGAATTCTGGGACATCTCAATAGTTATCTCTGCCTAGGGGTATAATCCAACTCCTTGAATAGTTCCGATAATTCATCTTTGGTCAGGTCACGCCATTGTCCGAGCGCCAGTCCGTCCAAATGGATATTCATGATTCGGATTCGATGTAAATCACGGACCTCATAACCGAGTGCTGAGCACATACGGCGGATTTGTCTGTTCAATCCTTGCATCAAGGTGATGTTGAATGTATATTTGGTCAATTGCTTAACCTTACATGGAAGTGTTTTCGTATCCAAAATCTCCACGCCGGATGACATATCTTGAATGAAGGAAGCGGTAAGTGGCTTATCCACGGTTACGATATATTCCTTTTCATGTTTGTTTTCTGCACGAAGGATTTCATTTACGATATCTCCATCATTCGTAAGCAGGATCAGTCCACTAGAGTCTTTGTCCAGCCGTCCGATATGAAAAATGCGAAGCGGATGATTTACAAAATCAACAATATTTCCTTTAATGTGTTTTTCCGTCGTACTTGTAATCCCTATCGGTTTATTCAGTGCAATATAGACATTTTGCTGTTCCACTTTTATTGGCTTGCCATCTACACGAACATCATCCCCGGGTTCAGCTTGACTGCCAAGCTCAGCAACTGTGCCATTAATCGTCACACGGCCATCGGCTATCCATTTATCTGCGCCTCGTCTCGAGGTAATTCCGGATTCACTGATATATTTATTGATCCTCAACTAAAGCACACCTTTGCATTCAGATTTTCTTCTTTAAAGGATAACGTAAATCATGCTGGGTAGACAAGGGGAAAAGACAAGAAAGCGTTAGGAGGTTTGAAATTCTGTGCATTTTTTACAAGTTCTTCATGACGGCAGCCGGGTATTCTTTTTTCTTTTTACTTGTCAGATAGACACCAATGAAGGCAAGGAGACCGTCCAGGAGTTGGACCAAAGTAATCGGTTGACCTAAAAGTAGGTTAAGAATGGCGGTAAAAACAGCAATCAGATTTAGATAAATTCCAGCCTGGCTTGCATTGATATGACGAAGGGAAATATTCCAGAAAATAAAGGGGCCAACAGACGGGAAGATTCAAATGTATATGAGTCCTGTGCTTGTTTTACTGGGTTAAATCAAGATTCAATCCCGAGCCAATGGCAAATGGAGCGACGAGAATCAATCCAAGAAATACGGAAAGTGGCTGAGGCGAGCTGGAAAATATCCAGAAGGTGTCAATAAAGAAATGATAAGGCCGAGTGCATGGTGGGATGAAATTTTCTCCTTTAACAGCAATCTCCATTCTTTCCATACACTCCTCCAATATGGCTTTTGAATCCATTGCCGAAAATGTAATTACCAGCCCAGAACAGATTGGCCAAGATGAGAAAAAATAAAATAACAATAGATTTTTTCATCAGGCTGCCTCTTCCTTAATTGGTGTAATATTCACTAAATATGGCGAAATAGAAGATCCTAATCATCTAGTAATGTAAGACGTTCAATTAATAGGGAGCTTGGAACCACAGGTTAGGAATGAAGATGGGATAAATCAAGAAAAGTCTGCTCAACAGTGCTGAACAGCCTTACCTTCTATATACTAAGCGAAAATGGCACTGATTTCGGCGATTTCATCCATGGTTAGATTGACATCCAATGCTTTTAAATTGCGTGTGACCTGTTCTGGCTTTTTCGCTCCGGGAATCAGGACATCTACCGAGTGCCGAGTTAAATACCAAGCTAGTACCACATCGGCGACATCGGCATGCTTCCTGTTGGCGATCGCCCGTATCTCTTCCACTTTTTGCAGGTTGCTTACAAAGGCTTGTCCTTGGAAAAGCGGACTTTTTGCCCGGCCGTCCTCGAATGTTGATTCTTGATTATATTTGCCGCCGAGAAGACCGGAAGCAAGGGGGAAATAAGGAATGAAGGAGATATTATTTTCGGCTGTATATGGCAGTAGGTCTTGTTCTGCCTCCCGTTTGAATAGATTGTACTCGGATTGCAGGACATCGACATAGCCGTCTTTATTCGCTTCCTTCAATTGTTCGAACGAAAAGTTCGAGACTCCGATTGACTTGATTTTGCCTTCATCCTTCAATTCCTTTAAGGCACCTACTGCTTCATCTTTAGGAGTACCCTCATCAGGGAAATGGATATAGAATAAGTCGATGTAGTCTGTTTGGAGCCTTTTTAGACTCGAATCCACGGCATTTTTCAGAAAAGCCGGAGAGTTATCAAAGACGATATTGCCATCGGAAAATTTATGTGCCCCTTTAGTGGCAAGTACGATATCCTCGCGTTTGCGACTCTCTTTAAGGATTTCACCGATAAGTTCTTCTGAGCGCTCCGGACCGTAAATGTAAGCTGTATCCCAAAAGTTAATTCCTTCATCAAGCGCCGTTCTCAAGACGTCCCTTCCTGTATCCTCGCTTAGATTAGGGAATAGGTTATGTCCGCCAATGGCATTCGTTCCAAGGCCAATCGGATTTACATACAAATCTGTTTTACCAATACGGGTTTGTTTAGACATATTACTTATCATCTCCTTTAACCCCATCATAACAAAAAGTGGATGGTGTTTTCCAAAATAAAGCAATGCAGGCCGTCCAAAAAATAAGCAGATGATCTATAAAATCATCTGCTTCCCTCATTATAATAATGTTTTGATTTCCAACTCCTCAGCTGGAGCTGTTTGTCCGATTTGACTGAGCAGAATGCCAAGTGCTGTACCGACGAGAGCAGGGATGACCCACTCCATGCCGTAAGCGGAAAGGGGAAGGACATCAGTCAAGGTTTGCACGGGTCCTAATTGTAAGCCGAAAGCATTCAGCCCATCCATCAAGGCGAAAACTCCTGTGAAAGTCATTGCACTGCGATAAACCTTCTTCGGGTTTTTAAAATGACGGCTGAAGAATGTCAGGACAATCAGGACGATCGTTAACGGATAAGCCATCACAAGGAATGGTACCGATACTTTCAGAATTTGATTCAGACCCATATTTGAAAGGATGAAACCGACGATTGTTACAATCAGAATGACGCTTTTGTAGTTCAGCTTGGGAAAAAGTTTCGAGAAGTACTGTCCGCAAGCGGTCGTCAATCCGACGACGGTGGTGAAACATGCTAAAGTGAAAATGATGCCGAGAAGGGCCTTCCCGCCAGTTCCAAGTAAAAGGGTGGATGCGACTGTGAGGATATCCGTTCCGTTTTCGAATGACCCATCGGCTGCCATGCGTGCTCCCATTATACCTAAGGAGATATAGACTAATGAAAGCAATACACCAGCGATGAGACCCGCTTTTACTGTATATCTCGTCAATTGTTTTCGATCGGAAATCCCTCTTTGCTGGATTGAAGTAAGGATGACGATCCCAAATGCCAGGGCAGCTAAAGCATCCATAGTGTTGTACCCTTCAATGAACCCTTTCGAAAATGCTCCTGCTGCATATGCGTCTGTTGGAGCTTTGAATGGAGCATCAAGCTTTACGAATCCGACAACACAGAGAATGACCATGGACAAAAGCAGAATAGGTGTAATCCAGCGTCCCATGAAGGTTTCCATTTTTTTTGGATTCAATGAAATGGCATAAACGATGATGAAAAATATGGTTGTGAATATGAATAGGAATAGGGATTGATTCATTGAGTCACCAAGATATGGCTTGAAGCCCATTTCATAGGCGACATTCGCATTCCGTGGAATGGCTAGAAAAGGTCCGATGCTTAAATAAATGACAACCATGAACAACGTGCTGAATAGAGGATGTACACGTGCCCCGATAGTTTGTGCCCCGCCTTTAACTAGTGAGACGGCGAGAAGCACTAAAATTGGCAGGCCGACTCCAGTGGCGATAAAACCGGTAATGGCTGGCCAAAAAGAAGTTCCCGAAGACGCCCCTAAAAATGGGGGGAATATAAGATTCCCGGCTCCGAAGAACATTGAGAAAAGCATTAGGCCGATAAATAATGTGTCTGTTTTTTTCATGGTGATTCTCCTTTTTTAAAAATGATAACTCCCGCCGACTGGCCTGAAAAAGGCTATTTTAAGTGTTTTGTGCAAATAAAAAACTCGCCCCTGAAAATCAGGGACGAGTTTGTGCTCGCGTTACCACCCATATTCCGCACTTCATAAGAAGCTGCGGCACTCAGTCAACGTACGAATTCATACGTGATCCATTGTAACGGCGGAAACCCGTCAAAGCCTACTGCATTTTCAGCTTTGCATCTCAGAGATGATTTTCGGATAGGCCTTGGACATCGACTTCCACCAAATGTCGACTCTCTGTGGAACAGGGTACTAATCTTACTCTTTCTCTTCATAGATTTTATAATATAAAGATAATTTAGCAAATTCTGATTATGAAGTCAACATAATTTATCATTTCATTATTCCTTTTAAGCAGGGAATTAGTCCTCCGTTGGCGAAACTTCCTTTATCGAGGGGGATTTTTTGCAAAAAGAATCGGATATAACTCCCTATTATCTTTCTAACCGCAACTATATTATAATAGAAGGCAGAACACTAAAGGAGACAACATTATGTCTGAAAATAAAAAGTTAAGCCTGGCGGATGCAGTCAAACAAAAACTGGCTCAAAAGCAAGCAGGGTCAAGTAAAGATAAACTGGAAACCGGGGTAGTGAAGAAAACGAAACAGCTTAAAAGCCAGTTGACCAAAAAGCCGAATAACCAACGTAAGCGTACAGGGGTATAATCCTAATTTGTCAAAGGACAATGACTGTTCGGAGCTTATCAGAGAGCAGTTACCTTTCACGAATGAGGGTGCTGCTTTTTTATATGAACGATAAAATGGGATATTAGTAATGAGTGGGGTAGAGGATTTGTCTTATTACCGTTTTTAGTTTTAGGTAGTTAAAGGGCTGGACTTCTGGTAATTTAGATGTATAAAGAATGGTTCACTAAACTTTTCAGAGACCGGTTAAACTAGAAAAAACATAATTTCTCGAATATGGAAATGACATCTCTGTATCGGTTCATTAAAATCATTACAGTTCCATTCGTTTCTGTTTTAAAATTGTAAGAGTGGTGACATGTTGTTACCATATTGTTTTGTTAAAATAATATTTTAAGGTTTAACAAATGATTTTCTTAACTAAAGGAACCTATTAATTGCATGTTAGGGCTTCTTGACTGCTTTTCAAATTAGTGATTATCCTTTAATTGAAAATATGAAATATATCGGGGGAATAAAGATGGACGAACGGCTGATCGGGAAAAAATATTATGAAACGATGATTGAGGATACAAGGAAACACCCCATTCAAGCTTTGGGTGAAATGTTTCTCGTGGAACAAAAAAAAGAAAGAGCGGATTTAACGGCAGTTCGATTCGCTCAAGGTGAAGTATACTTTCAGCACCATGACTTTGAAGCAGCCATTTTTAAATGGGAAAACATAGAAGGTGAACTTGGTTCATGGGCGAAGAAAAACATCGCTGATGCTTATTTTGAACTGGAAATGTATTCAACTGCAGAGGATATTTATAAATCCGTCGATACGAATGAAGCGGTTTTGAAAACGGAGGTTCTTTTGCAACTGTTTTCCCTGTACATAGTTGAATCTAGAAATGATTTGGCTTCCAAAGTCGTGAAAGAAGCAGTAGAGTTTCAACCTGACTATCCGAATGTCACGGAAATCGCACGAGCCTTTTTTGAAGAACAAAAGGATTGGAACAGTGCGGTGGTATTAGCGGCGAATGAAAGTATCCGTACAGAATCAATGGGCTGGTTCGATGTGCTGAAAACGTATATCCAGCAGGGGGTTGCCCAATCGATGGATCCGGACTACTTTTCAACTGTCCTTGGTTCGCTATACACACTTGACCAGGGGCGTTTCGAAAAGGTGACGGTTGCCCTCTGGAAAAATTATAAATATACCGATTCTTATTTTGAATGGCTAAGAGTGATTAATAACTTGATAGATACCATCGAATTAAACCAAGGGGATGTATGGGATGAGCTTTCCGTCTATTACAGGGATGCATATGCAGGTCTGTTGGAAGGAACGCACCTAATCAAAGATTTAAGCCCTGTCGTGCCAAGGTTGCTGGAAAACTGGCTGAAAATCGCAGATGGGGAGCTTTCGCTGTTTGCGGCGGCATCCGCGCTGTCCTGGAATGAAATCTTCCCGGATACGATTAATGCGCTGGTCATTCAGGATGCAGAAAGCCTACTTTCGAAATCGCCTAAATTGGGAGGCGGACTGGAAGCGGGAGAGAAACTGTTCAATTCTATCATCCAATGGGCTGAGGAGAATGATTTAAGGGTTGGCAATAAGCTTAAATGGATGGTCGAGGGGCTTAAGGATACCGGAAATTTCAATCTTCTTCTTGTGGGAAGTACAGGAAATGGCAAGACATCCTTTATACAGTCAATAGTTGGCGAGAGCATCGCTGCCGAAGATCATTCTTCACTAGTCAGCGTCAAAGACGGGGATGATTTGGAAATCCTTGAAATTACCGATACAGATAGCAAGGTTGTCATGGAGCTAACTGAATTGGATGAAACACGCCGCCAGCGCGGGACTATTGTCGATGTGACGCTTATTAGTGACTATCTTAGAAATAATCGTCTGCGATTATTGGATACACCGGGGTTCAATGGGGAAAAAAGCGTGGAATCGGATTTCCAAGGCTATTTACATGGCAGTGATGGCCTGATGTTCGTTCTTGATGCCCGGGCGCCTTTCACCGGTAGTGAACGGGACCTGTTATTGGAAATTCAAATGATGGCTCCGAAACTGCCGATTCATTTCTTATTAAATAAAATGGATACGATATACAGTGATCAAGTCGCGGTCCGGATGGAAGACGAAACATGGGATAAAGTGAATGCATATTTCCCGAATGCGAAAGTGTTCGCTTTCTCTAAACTTTATGACAGCAAGCAGCAGTTGAATGACCTTTCTGCATTCCTTCAATCGAATTATCAAGATGATAATTGGAAAGAAAGAAGATCTGAAAAAATCCTTGCTTTCATTCGTAAAACTTTATCTTATCTGTTAGAAAAACGGACAGCCAATGAACGGAAATGCGAGCATTCCATCTCTTGGAATGAACAGATGGAAGTCAAATTGAATGGTGCGGTCAATCAACTGGCTGATTTAGAAAAAGAAAAAAGTGAAAATATCATAAGGTCGTACCGTGTGCTTAAGGATGAAGTGAAAAGTCAGCTTTCTTCTAAAATTCCTGAATTACTGAGAGATTGCTCTAAATCGTTAACGGAAAGCAGTGATTTCAGTCAGGTCCATATACAGTTGAACCATGAAATGAATGAGCGGATTCAAGCCTTCATTTCTGACAAGATCATGCCTCAATATTACCGTTCTCTTCAAGATTGGATTGCTAGTTCCCAAATGGAGTTCTCACAAAGCCAACAGTTTATGGATGAGATGAGTGCCGGATTCAATGAATTATACAAAGAAGAACGGATTATGCTGGCAGGTGACTTCAGGGTATTGGATGACTGGCGCCGTGATGCCGACCGGATGACAAGCAGTATCCGCATCGATGACGTTAATATCCTTTTGCGAAGGACTCCATCACAATTGCTGCTTAAAGGAGCAGGAAAGCTGTTTGGGGCAATACCGCAAAATAAAGCCAATATGTACAATCGTTATAAGAAATACTTGGAAAGTGAAGATTACCAGGATGTTGCAGAAATGATCACTGAACGCTTCCTTACCCAATTTGGATTGTTTGAAAAATCTTTAGATCGGGACATCTCACTTTTCTATCGCAGCTCATTTGCCTTACTTCAAAAAACAATAGAGCAAACGCAGACAGAAATTAAAGACTACCAGGCTGCATTGGAGCATATGAAAGAAAATCCGGAAGTTTACCGTGATCCGATCACTGTGTTCGAAGTGAAACTACGTCAGTTGGAGAGACTTGAAAAAATTGAGAAAAAGCGTCTAGCCCAGCTTCAAAGAAAATAAAAGTAACAGAGAACATTTCAAATATTCGAAAAACTATTGACTTTACGACTATATCCCTATAAAGTGATAATTACGAAAAACGTAACATGATATATTCTCTTATCAAGAGTGGCGGAGGGACTGGCCCTAAGATGCCCAGCAACCGTTCCATTAGGAATTGGTGCTAAATCCTGCAAAACAGAAATGTTTTGACAGATAAGAGAGGGATAAGTCTGCAATACAGCTGATTAAACCTCTCTATTACTAGAGAGGTTTTTATTTTATGATTTACACCAACTTAACAGATAAGAATAATAAGAGAATGTGGAGGGAAACAAGATGGGAAGATCTATTAAAGGGATATTCGTTTCAGCCATCGCTTCGGCGTTGCTTTTAACGGGTTGTTCTACAGGACAGAGTTCCACAGAATCGAAGAAAGAAGAAAAAGTATCATTTGAAAATGTACCGGAAAGATTTGCTGATGGGGAAGGGGCCAAAATCAAAGTGATCCGTAAAATTGGCGGTGATGATCATACGGCCCAATACCTTGCTGGAGCGAAGGAAGAAGGAGAAGCAATGGGCTTTCAAGTGGATACGTATACAGCCAATGGGGATACGGCTAAATTCCATGATGCGATCGCGCAGGCTTTGCAGGAAGATTATGACGGCTATATCATCTCCCATGGTGATGATGCAGCAACAGTGAATGACGTTCAAAAGTTGGTTGATGCAGGTAAAAGCGTTGTCACATTCGATTCAATTAGCGATTTATCTAAAATAGAAGGTGTGACATTAACTTCACAGGATGATGAAGCGTTGGCAACACTGGCTTTTGATAAACTGATAGAAGAACAGAAAGGTGAAGCGGCGATTGCTTACCTTTGGGTGGATGGTTTTCCTCCAATGGTGAGAAGAAATTCAGTTTATCAGGAAAAATTAAAAGAAAACCCTGGAATTAGGGAAGTCGAAAGATTCGGAGTGGCATCTGCAGATACTTCGGTTCAAACACAAAATGCAGTAGCCGCAATGCTGAATAAATACCCAAAAGGTAAATTGGATGCCATTTTCGCAACATGGGATGCCTTCGCTATCGGTGCCGCCCGGGCGATTAAAGAAGCGGGCCGCGATGAAGTGAAGATATACGGAATTGATGTATCGAATGCAGATCTTCAGGTAATTCAATCGGCCGCTAGCTCATGGTCCTACACGGCAGCCGTCGATCCCAAGTTGATTGGTGCAGTGAATATGAGGATATTGGCAAAAAAATTAGCGGGCGAAAAAACACCGCAAACCTATGACTTAGAGGCTTCACTTATTTCACAAAAGCAAATCCAAGCCTCAAAAGAAGCCGTAAACATGGCAAATCTGTCTGGTATTGTCGAAGGATGGGGTGTATCAACGGAATTTGAAGAAGATTGGATGAAAGTTTTGAAAGCTCATTATAAAAAGTAAAAGGGGACACTCTCTTTCAAGTGAAGGGAGTGTCTGTTCAATAAGGGGGAATGGACATGGGCACGCAACTAGAAATGAAGAAAATCTCGATTGAATTTCCAGGAGTGAAGGCGCTTAGTGAAGTTGACTTTTCTATACAATCAGGGGCAACCCACGCATTGGTCGGTGCAAACGGAGCAGGGAAATCGACGTTAATGAAGGTTTTATCGGGAGCCCATGTTCATTATTCAGGTGACATTCTTATTGATGGGATAAAGCAGGATATCCGCTCGCCCAAAGCGGCGCAGGAACAGGGTATTCAAATAGTTTATCAGGAAGTAGATACGGCCCTCATCCCTTATTTAACCGTTGGGGAAAATATAATGTTGAATGATATGGTCCAAAACATGGGAAAAAAACAGATAGTTCAATGGAAAGAGCTACACAACCAAGCCTCTTTAATTCTTGAAGATATGAAAATTCGTGTCCCTTCGAAAAAGCTGGTAAGAGACCTTACTTTGGCTGAAAAACAGATGGTCCTGAT
Protein-coding sequences here:
- a CDS encoding aldo/keto reductase; the encoded protein is MSKQTRIGKTDLYVNPIGLGTNAIGGHNLFPNLSEDTGRDVLRTALDEGINFWDTAYIYGPERSEELIGEILKESRKREDIVLATKGAHKFSDGNIVFDNSPAFLKNAVDSSLKRLQTDYIDLFYIHFPDEGTPKDEAVGALKELKDEGKIKSIGVSNFSFEQLKEANKDGYVDVLQSEYNLFKREAEQDLLPYTAENNISFIPYFPLASGLLGGKYNQESTFEDGRAKSPLFQGQAFVSNLQKVEEIRAIANRKHADVADVVLAWYLTRHSVDVLIPGAKKPEQVTRNLKALDVNLTMDEIAEISAIFA
- a CDS encoding sugar ABC transporter substrate-binding protein yields the protein MGRSIKGIFVSAIASALLLTGCSTGQSSTESKKEEKVSFENVPERFADGEGAKIKVIRKIGGDDHTAQYLAGAKEEGEAMGFQVDTYTANGDTAKFHDAIAQALQEDYDGYIISHGDDAATVNDVQKLVDAGKSVVTFDSISDLSKIEGVTLTSQDDEALATLAFDKLIEEQKGEAAIAYLWVDGFPPMVRRNSVYQEKLKENPGIREVERFGVASADTSVQTQNAVAAMLNKYPKGKLDAIFATWDAFAIGAARAIKEAGRDEVKIYGIDVSNADLQVIQSAASSWSYTAAVDPKLIGAVNMRILAKKLAGEKTPQTYDLEASLISQKQIQASKEAVNMANLSGIVEGWGVSTEFEEDWMKVLKAHYKK
- the rluF gene encoding 23S rRNA pseudouridine(2604) synthase RluF is translated as MRINKYISESGITSRRGADKWIADGRVTINGTVAELGSQAEPGDDVRVDGKPIKVEQQNVYIALNKPIGITSTTEKHIKGNIVDFVNHPLRIFHIGRLDKDSSGLILLTNDGDIVNEILRAENKHEKEYIVTVDKPLTASFIQDMSSGVEILDTKTLPCKVKQLTKYTFNITLMQGLNRQIRRMCSALGYEVRDLHRIRIMNIHLDGLALGQWRDLTKDELSELFKELDYTPRQR
- the brnQ gene encoding branched-chain amino acid transport system II carrier protein, with the protein product MKKTDTLFIGLMLFSMFFGAGNLIFPPFLGASSGTSFWPAITGFIATGVGLPILVLLAVSLVKGGAQTIGARVHPLFSTLFMVVIYLSIGPFLAIPRNANVAYEMGFKPYLGDSMNQSLFLFIFTTIFFIIVYAISLNPKKMETFMGRWITPILLLSMVILCVVGFVKLDAPFKAPTDAYAAGAFSKGFIEGYNTMDALAALAFGIVILTSIQQRGISDRKQLTRYTVKAGLIAGVLLSLVYISLGIMGARMAADGSFENGTDILTVASTLLLGTGGKALLGIIFTLACFTTVVGLTTACGQYFSKLFPKLNYKSVILIVTIVGFILSNMGLNQILKVSVPFLVMAYPLTIVLIVLTFFSRHFKNPKKVYRSAMTFTGVFALMDGLNAFGLQLGPVQTLTDVLPLSAYGMEWVIPALVGTALGILLSQIGQTAPAEELEIKTLL
- a CDS encoding DMT family transporter: MFPSVGPFIFWNISLRHINASQAGIYLNLIAVFTAILNLLLGQPITLVQLLDGLLAFIGVYLTSKKKKEYPAAVMKNL
- a CDS encoding Gfo/Idh/MocA family protein, which produces MYKLKMGIIGAGGIAQKRHIPAFQKFQDKVVLYAIHDIDEMKAREVAREFHIEKVFTNYEEMFAEVDAVTIATPNKFHAEISIAALQAGVHVLCEKPMAITTEECKAITEAANISGKVLSTAYHYRFMKEAQAAKKMIQAGEIGEPYVARVQAIRRRKVPGWGVFTSKELQGGGSVIDYGCHLLDLALWLMDDPEPIEIVGSTYNYVSKGVDQVNLWGNFDASVFEVDDHATAYIKFANGASLLFETSWAANIREEATVLSLSGTQGGLDVFPLVLNQAKHGMLLNSEAVWMPGEDTPDLQQAENFIDSCLGLVEPLVKPSEAMKVSKIIEAIYQSSASGKVMSIN
- a CDS encoding sugar phosphate isomerase/epimerase family protein encodes the protein MKLGVFTVLFAQKSFEDMLDYVADSGLKTVEIGTGGYPGNIHCPLDELLDSEEKRQKYLESVQTRGLTISAFSCHGNPISPDKAFAKESDETLIKTIKLASLLNVPVVNTFSGTAGDHEGAKYPNWPVAPWPNEYTDVLKWQWEEKLIPYWKKVAAIADEHNIKIGLELHGGFLVHTPYTLLKLREATSDAIGANLDPSHLWWQGIEPVGAIKILGKAGAIYHFHAKDTYLDQDNINMYGLTDMQPYGNVQSRAWNFRSVGCGHSLQDWSDIMSALRTYGYDYVVSIEHEDPLMSVEEGFQRAVTNLKTVLINESPTDLWWV
- a CDS encoding GTPase domain-containing protein → MDERLIGKKYYETMIEDTRKHPIQALGEMFLVEQKKERADLTAVRFAQGEVYFQHHDFEAAIFKWENIEGELGSWAKKNIADAYFELEMYSTAEDIYKSVDTNEAVLKTEVLLQLFSLYIVESRNDLASKVVKEAVEFQPDYPNVTEIARAFFEEQKDWNSAVVLAANESIRTESMGWFDVLKTYIQQGVAQSMDPDYFSTVLGSLYTLDQGRFEKVTVALWKNYKYTDSYFEWLRVINNLIDTIELNQGDVWDELSVYYRDAYAGLLEGTHLIKDLSPVVPRLLENWLKIADGELSLFAAASALSWNEIFPDTINALVIQDAESLLSKSPKLGGGLEAGEKLFNSIIQWAEENDLRVGNKLKWMVEGLKDTGNFNLLLVGSTGNGKTSFIQSIVGESIAAEDHSSLVSVKDGDDLEILEITDTDSKVVMELTELDETRRQRGTIVDVTLISDYLRNNRLRLLDTPGFNGEKSVESDFQGYLHGSDGLMFVLDARAPFTGSERDLLLEIQMMAPKLPIHFLLNKMDTIYSDQVAVRMEDETWDKVNAYFPNAKVFAFSKLYDSKQQLNDLSAFLQSNYQDDNWKERRSEKILAFIRKTLSYLLEKRTANERKCEHSISWNEQMEVKLNGAVNQLADLEKEKSENIIRSYRVLKDEVKSQLSSKIPELLRDCSKSLTESSDFSQVHIQLNHEMNERIQAFISDKIMPQYYRSLQDWIASSQMEFSQSQQFMDEMSAGFNELYKEERIMLAGDFRVLDDWRRDADRMTSSIRIDDVNILLRRTPSQLLLKGAGKLFGAIPQNKANMYNRYKKYLESEDYQDVAEMITERFLTQFGLFEKSLDRDISLFYRSSFALLQKTIEQTQTEIKDYQAALEHMKENPEVYRDPITVFEVKLRQLERLEKIEKKRLAQLQRK